From the Amycolatopsis thermoflava N1165 genome, one window contains:
- a CDS encoding tartrate dehydrogenase: protein MSTYRIASIPGDGIGVDVTAEARQVLDRAGEVHGFRLEWTEFDWSCERYTKTGRMMPEDGIDQLRPFDGILLGAVGFPGVPDHVSLWGLLIPIRRAFAQYVNLRPVRLLPGTTSVLAGREADELEMVIVRENTEGEYSQIGGRHNAGQPGEFAVQESIFTRVGVERIIRFAFELARTRSGRVCSATKSNGIIHTMPFWDEVFAEVAAEYPDVHSEQTHIDALAARMVQHPDRLDVVVGSNLFGDILSDLAAAVTGGLGMAPSGNINPPGEYPSMFEAVHGSAPDIAGQGIANPVAQILAGAMMLEHLGEKTAAAAVQKAIEEVLAAGSVATPDLGGKSTTTELGAAITDALA from the coding sequence GTGAGCACCTACCGGATCGCGAGCATCCCCGGTGACGGCATCGGGGTCGACGTCACCGCCGAGGCGCGCCAGGTCCTGGACCGGGCAGGCGAAGTGCACGGGTTCCGTCTGGAGTGGACGGAGTTCGACTGGAGCTGCGAGCGGTACACCAAGACCGGCCGGATGATGCCGGAGGACGGCATCGACCAGTTGCGGCCGTTCGACGGGATCCTGCTCGGCGCGGTCGGGTTCCCCGGCGTGCCGGACCACGTGTCGCTGTGGGGGCTGCTGATCCCGATCCGGCGGGCGTTCGCGCAGTACGTGAACCTGCGGCCGGTGCGGCTGCTGCCCGGGACGACGTCCGTGCTGGCCGGCCGGGAGGCCGACGAGCTGGAGATGGTGATCGTCCGGGAGAACACCGAGGGCGAGTACTCGCAGATCGGCGGGCGGCACAACGCGGGGCAGCCGGGCGAGTTCGCGGTGCAGGAGTCGATCTTCACGCGGGTCGGGGTCGAGCGGATCATCCGGTTCGCGTTCGAGCTGGCCCGCACCCGCAGCGGCCGGGTGTGCTCGGCGACCAAGTCGAACGGGATCATCCACACGATGCCGTTCTGGGACGAGGTCTTCGCGGAGGTCGCCGCGGAGTACCCGGACGTCCACAGTGAACAGACGCACATCGACGCGCTGGCGGCGCGCATGGTGCAGCACCCGGACCGGCTGGACGTCGTGGTGGGGTCGAACCTGTTCGGCGACATCCTGAGCGACCTGGCGGCGGCCGTGACCGGCGGGCTGGGCATGGCGCCGTCCGGCAACATCAACCCGCCGGGCGAGTACCCGTCGATGTTCGAGGCGGTGCACGGCAGCGCCCCGGACATCGCCGGGCAGGGCATCGCGAACCCGGTGGCGCAGATCCTGGCCGGCGCGATGATGCTGGAGCACCTGGGCGAGAAGACAGCCGCGGCGGCGGTGCAGAAGGCAATCGAGGAGGTGCTCGCGGCCGGCTCGGTGGCGACCCCCGACCTGGGCGGCAAGTCGACGACCACCGAGCTGGGCGCCGCCATCACCGACGCACTCGCCTGA
- a CDS encoding HAD-IC family P-type ATPase — protein MELLGVRVPGPVSAVKGLAGAVLSPLSRPRRRVWSCPGRLHIEAHGVHGPGGEAVAQRIEQAVQRHPGVAWARVNAPSSRVIIGVEDPAPDSDELIRVVEEAEGAPNGVGEEIKEDELHHPADGLRGTRLLPTLAADTLGLGLSLITRLAPWAPIPTEIAALPSVVDLHPRLRKIAAERAGSSEKADTATSAFGAFAQGLASGGEGTVVDIVQRAEQWREARAHERLWCQAENRLIQGPEDAAAGPVVVERPREIPDGPVEQYEQRILNLGAAAAAVSLPFARPRRAIGIGLAALPKAAEAGRTAFGARLGRVLATEGVLVMDRGVLRHLDAIDTLVLDEQAFDTGRMVLNDLVPVGDGDTSELVERAWQLFDAHTPGKVHEDDGWRVGPLDELGVDQGAHEREQLEKRGAAAVLGLVRDQRLTAVIGLGRQVPPGVAAVIAAARRANIEVVSANGGHAAFEADRLMPGGERLVSTVRELQGDGHVVMLVSDDRRALGAADCGIGTQRPGDPPPWGAHLLIGEDIGIAALVVDAIAAAREVNRDSIWLSQGATGVGAVSALQPGRRSPANRAMRAVNLGAAVALTNAHRRAKKLAERDTSLAGDAAPWHLMPVDVVLDRLGTDPDGLSDDAAQKRARARGTGSGGRTSLMQAFINELSNPLTPVLIGGAALSASVGSPVDAALVAGITGVSALVGSVQQVHTEKQLAELLSRSAISTTVVRSGRERVVSADDLVPGDVVKLTAGDVVPADCRLLEADGVEADESSLTGESLPVAKDPSPVIAADVAERASMLYEGTTIAAGEAIGIVVATGADTEAGRSMAMARENAPVTGVETRLAELTSKSMPLAIGSAVAVAGAGLLRRVPLRESLSAAVNLAVASVPEGLPFLVSAAQLAAARRLAEHNALVRNPRSIEALGRVDVLCFDKTGTLTEGTLTVHEVDDGHQRRKIEDLDDETESVLLTALRATPQADDPSDLPHATDRAIVEGARRVSVHTDGWELVDAVPFEPSRGYHASLMRNGDGLVLSVKGAPESVLPRCDLDEGRRKKLAGRMKKLAKAGQRVLAVAESTPDSATLDEDSVTRLRFKGFVAIADPVRGSAAAAAADLRAAGVQIVMITGDHPDTGEAIAGKVSEDGADLHVVTGAELDAMDDDQLASTLETVDVVARCSPAQKVRIIKAYQKHGHTVAMTGDGANDAPAIRLADVGIALGGHGAPAARAAADLVVTDDRLETIIAALVEGRAMWASVREALAILLGGNLGEIGFSVLGATLTGRSPLGARQFLLVNLLTDLAPALAIALRRPEEGSDLLREGPESSLGKRLQKDIGVRAGVTTLGATTAWMLARATGRGRRASTVALAGLVGTQLGQTLLTGGWNRSVLATSLGSVALLAAVIQTPGVSQFFGCTPLGPIGWGMALGSAGAATALGAVVGRTIEG, from the coding sequence ATGGAGTTGCTGGGTGTCCGGGTGCCGGGTCCGGTGTCGGCGGTGAAGGGCCTCGCCGGGGCGGTGTTGTCGCCGCTGAGCAGGCCCCGCCGCCGGGTGTGGTCCTGCCCGGGCCGGTTGCACATCGAGGCCCACGGGGTGCACGGGCCGGGCGGCGAAGCGGTCGCGCAGCGCATCGAGCAGGCCGTGCAGCGTCACCCCGGCGTCGCGTGGGCCCGGGTCAACGCGCCCTCCTCCCGGGTGATCATCGGCGTCGAGGACCCCGCCCCGGACAGCGACGAGCTGATCCGCGTCGTCGAGGAGGCCGAGGGCGCGCCCAACGGCGTCGGCGAAGAGATCAAAGAGGACGAGCTCCACCACCCGGCCGACGGCCTGCGCGGCACCCGCCTTCTGCCGACCCTCGCCGCCGACACCCTCGGCCTCGGCCTGTCGCTGATCACCCGGCTCGCGCCGTGGGCGCCGATCCCGACCGAGATCGCCGCGCTGCCCAGCGTCGTCGACCTGCACCCGCGCCTGCGCAAGATCGCCGCCGAGCGGGCGGGCAGCAGCGAGAAGGCCGACACCGCGACCTCGGCGTTCGGCGCGTTCGCCCAGGGCTTGGCGTCCGGCGGCGAGGGCACGGTCGTCGACATCGTCCAGCGTGCCGAGCAGTGGCGCGAGGCCCGCGCGCACGAACGGCTGTGGTGCCAGGCCGAGAACCGCCTGATCCAAGGCCCCGAGGACGCCGCGGCCGGCCCGGTCGTCGTCGAGCGGCCGCGGGAGATCCCGGACGGCCCGGTCGAACAGTACGAGCAGCGCATTCTCAACCTCGGCGCCGCCGCGGCCGCCGTCTCGCTGCCGTTCGCGCGTCCCCGCCGGGCGATCGGCATCGGCCTGGCCGCGCTGCCCAAGGCCGCCGAGGCCGGGCGCACCGCGTTCGGCGCGCGCCTCGGCCGCGTGCTGGCCACCGAGGGCGTGCTGGTCATGGATCGCGGGGTGCTGCGCCACCTGGACGCCATCGACACGCTGGTCCTCGACGAGCAGGCCTTCGACACCGGGCGCATGGTCCTCAACGACCTCGTCCCCGTCGGCGACGGCGACACCAGCGAGCTGGTCGAACGCGCCTGGCAGCTGTTCGACGCGCACACCCCGGGCAAGGTCCACGAAGACGACGGCTGGCGCGTTGGTCCGCTCGACGAGCTGGGCGTCGACCAAGGCGCGCACGAGCGCGAGCAGCTCGAGAAGCGCGGCGCGGCGGCGGTCCTCGGCCTGGTGCGGGACCAGCGGCTGACCGCCGTCATCGGGCTCGGCAGGCAGGTGCCGCCGGGCGTGGCCGCGGTGATCGCCGCCGCCCGGCGCGCCAACATCGAGGTCGTCAGCGCCAACGGCGGTCACGCCGCGTTCGAGGCCGACCGGCTCATGCCCGGCGGCGAGCGCCTCGTCTCGACCGTGCGCGAGCTGCAGGGCGACGGGCACGTGGTGATGCTGGTGTCCGACGACCGCCGCGCGCTCGGCGCCGCCGACTGCGGCATCGGCACCCAGCGTCCCGGCGACCCGCCGCCGTGGGGCGCGCACCTGCTGATCGGCGAGGACATCGGCATCGCGGCGCTGGTCGTCGACGCGATCGCCGCCGCCCGCGAGGTCAACCGCGACAGCATCTGGCTGTCCCAGGGCGCGACCGGCGTCGGCGCGGTCAGTGCGCTGCAACCAGGCCGCCGCAGCCCGGCCAACCGGGCGATGCGGGCGGTGAACCTGGGCGCGGCCGTCGCCCTGACCAACGCGCACCGCCGCGCCAAGAAGCTCGCCGAGCGGGACACGAGCCTGGCCGGCGACGCCGCGCCGTGGCACCTGATGCCGGTGGACGTCGTGCTCGACCGCCTCGGCACCGACCCGGACGGCCTGAGCGACGACGCCGCCCAGAAGCGGGCCAGGGCGCGCGGCACCGGCAGCGGCGGCCGGACGAGCCTGATGCAGGCGTTCATCAACGAGCTGTCCAACCCGCTCACCCCGGTCCTGATCGGTGGCGCCGCGTTGTCCGCGTCCGTCGGGTCGCCGGTGGACGCCGCGCTCGTCGCCGGGATCACCGGCGTGTCCGCGCTGGTCGGCAGCGTCCAGCAGGTCCACACCGAGAAGCAGCTGGCCGAGCTGCTGAGCCGGTCGGCGATCAGCACGACCGTGGTCCGCAGTGGCCGGGAGCGCGTGGTCAGCGCCGACGACCTGGTGCCCGGCGACGTCGTCAAGCTGACCGCCGGCGACGTCGTGCCCGCGGACTGCCGCCTGCTCGAAGCCGACGGCGTCGAGGCGGACGAGTCGTCGCTGACCGGCGAGTCGCTGCCGGTGGCGAAGGACCCGTCGCCGGTGATCGCCGCGGACGTCGCCGAGCGCGCGTCGATGCTGTACGAGGGCACGACGATCGCGGCCGGAGAGGCCATCGGCATCGTCGTCGCGACCGGCGCGGACACCGAGGCTGGCCGCAGCATGGCGATGGCGCGCGAGAACGCGCCGGTCACCGGGGTCGAGACCCGGCTGGCCGAGCTGACGTCGAAGTCGATGCCGCTGGCGATCGGGTCGGCCGTCGCGGTGGCCGGTGCCGGCCTGCTGCGCCGGGTGCCGCTGCGGGAAAGCCTGTCCGCGGCGGTGAACCTGGCCGTCGCGTCGGTGCCGGAGGGGCTGCCGTTCCTGGTCAGCGCCGCGCAACTGGCGGCAGCGCGGCGGCTCGCCGAGCACAACGCGCTGGTCCGCAACCCGCGCAGCATCGAGGCGCTGGGCCGGGTCGACGTGCTGTGCTTCGACAAGACCGGCACCCTGACCGAGGGGACGCTGACGGTCCACGAGGTCGACGACGGCCACCAGCGCCGCAAGATCGAGGACCTGGACGACGAGACCGAGTCGGTGCTGCTCACCGCGTTGCGGGCGACGCCGCAGGCCGACGACCCGTCCGACCTGCCGCACGCGACGGACCGTGCGATCGTCGAGGGCGCGCGGCGGGTTTCGGTGCACACCGACGGCTGGGAACTGGTCGACGCGGTGCCGTTCGAGCCGTCGCGCGGCTACCACGCCTCACTGATGCGCAACGGCGACGGCCTGGTGCTGAGCGTCAAGGGTGCGCCGGAGTCCGTGCTGCCGCGCTGCGACCTGGACGAGGGCCGTCGGAAGAAGCTGGCGGGCCGGATGAAGAAGCTGGCCAAGGCCGGGCAGCGGGTGCTCGCGGTCGCCGAGTCCACTCCGGACAGTGCGACGCTCGACGAGGACTCCGTGACCAGGTTGCGGTTCAAGGGTTTCGTCGCGATCGCCGACCCGGTGCGGGGGAGCGCGGCGGCCGCGGCGGCGGATCTGCGGGCGGCGGGCGTGCAGATCGTGATGATCACCGGCGACCACCCGGACACCGGCGAGGCGATCGCGGGCAAGGTCAGCGAGGACGGCGCCGACCTGCATGTGGTGACCGGCGCCGAGCTGGACGCGATGGACGACGACCAGCTGGCGTCCACTTTGGAGACCGTGGACGTGGTGGCGCGGTGCAGCCCGGCGCAGAAGGTGCGGATCATCAAGGCGTATCAGAAGCACGGCCACACGGTCGCGATGACCGGGGACGGCGCGAACGACGCGCCCGCGATCCGGCTCGCGGACGTCGGCATCGCGCTCGGCGGGCACGGCGCCCCGGCCGCCCGGGCGGCGGCCGATCTGGTGGTGACCGACGACCGCCTGGAGACGATCATCGCGGCGCTCGTCGAGGGCAGGGCGATGTGGGCCTCGGTGCGGGAGGCGCTGGCGATCCTCCTCGGCGGGAACCTCGGCGAGATCGGATTCAGCGTGCTCGGCGCGACGCTGACCGGCCGGTCGCCGCTGGGCGCCCGGCAGTTCCTGCTGGTCAACCTGCTGACCGACCTGGCGCCGGCGCTGGCGATCGCGCTGCGGCGGCCCGAGGAAGGCTCCGACCTGCTGCGCGAGGGGCCGGAGAGCTCGCTCGGCAAGCGATTGCAGAAGGACATCGGCGTGCGAGCCGGGGTCACGACGCTGGGCGCGACGACCGCGTGGATGCTGGCGCGCGCGACGGGCCGCGGCCGCCGTGCGAGCACGGTCGCGCTGGCCGGTCTGGTCGGCACGCAGCTCGGGCAGACGCTCCTGACGGGCGGCTGGAACCGGTCGGTGCTGGCGACGTCGCTCGGTTCGGTGGCCCTGCTCGCGGCCGTGATCCAGACGCCCGGCGTGAGCCAGTTCTTCGGCTGCACGCCGCTCGGCCCGATCGGCTGGGGGATGGCGCTGGGCAGCGCGGGCGCGGCGACGGCACTGGGCGCGGTGGTCGGGCGGACGATCGAGGGGTGA
- a CDS encoding GntR family transcriptional regulator has translation MALADIEPVSRESTAAIIARQLREAIMNGTFAPGTQLGETELAGRFQVSRGPLREAMQRLVSEGLLRSERHRGLFVIDLEPDDVHDIYSARFAIERAALIRVLRHGDREGLALRLLDAVEEMASATDGDEVSAADVRFHEELVAASGSKRLGRMARTLLIETRMCLSALHRTYATNEERVTEHKRIAEAIGAGDEELAVSLLEAHMEDAVQRLAPGTSLHA, from the coding sequence ATGGCCCTGGCCGACATCGAACCGGTGAGCCGGGAGTCGACCGCGGCGATCATCGCGCGGCAGCTCCGCGAGGCGATCATGAACGGCACGTTCGCGCCGGGCACGCAGCTCGGGGAGACCGAGCTGGCCGGCCGGTTCCAGGTGTCCCGCGGCCCGCTGCGCGAGGCGATGCAGCGGCTGGTGTCGGAGGGCCTGCTGCGCAGTGAGCGGCACCGCGGGCTGTTCGTGATCGACCTCGAGCCGGACGACGTGCACGACATCTACTCGGCGCGGTTCGCCATCGAGCGGGCCGCGCTGATCCGGGTGCTGCGCCACGGTGACCGCGAGGGGCTGGCCCTCCGGCTGCTGGACGCGGTGGAGGAGATGGCGTCGGCCACCGACGGGGACGAGGTGTCGGCCGCGGACGTCCGGTTCCACGAGGAGCTGGTGGCGGCCTCCGGGTCGAAGCGGCTCGGGCGGATGGCGCGGACGCTGCTCATCGAGACGCGGATGTGCCTGTCCGCGCTGCACCGCACGTACGCGACCAACGAGGAGCGGGTGACCGAGCACAAGCGCATCGCGGAGGCGATCGGCGCCGGTGACGAGGAGCTCGCGGTGTCGCTGCTGGAGGCGCATATGGAGGACGCGGTGCAGCGCCTCGCCCCGGGAACCAGCCTGCACGCCTGA
- a CDS encoding maleate cis-trans isomerase, with the protein MATVGFIYPDHAAEDDYPFAEQLLGYRISLPVEHIYGTDLHAVPELLDLGSEKRLSEGAALLAKHEPDAVVWACTSGSFVYRWQGAHEQVEKLSAAAGKPASSTSFAFVRAAQALGLKRVSVAASYPDDVAKLFVDFLGAGGIEVVAMSSEDIDTAAEVGRLSPEAVVELAVAHDHPAADAVLVPDTAMRTLGVLGAIEERLGKPVLTANQVTIWEGLRLTGQVPRCDQLGRLFAEGR; encoded by the coding sequence ATGGCGACCGTCGGCTTCATCTACCCGGACCACGCCGCGGAGGACGACTACCCGTTCGCCGAGCAGCTGCTGGGTTACCGGATCTCGCTGCCCGTCGAGCACATCTACGGCACCGACCTGCACGCCGTGCCCGAGCTGCTCGACCTGGGCAGCGAGAAACGGCTGTCCGAGGGCGCCGCGCTGCTCGCCAAGCACGAGCCGGACGCCGTCGTGTGGGCGTGCACCAGCGGCAGCTTCGTCTACCGCTGGCAGGGCGCGCACGAGCAGGTGGAGAAGCTGTCGGCCGCGGCGGGGAAGCCGGCGTCGAGCACGTCGTTCGCGTTCGTCCGGGCCGCGCAGGCGCTCGGCCTGAAGCGGGTTTCGGTGGCCGCGAGCTATCCGGACGACGTGGCGAAGTTGTTCGTGGACTTCCTCGGCGCGGGCGGTATCGAGGTGGTCGCCATGTCGAGCGAGGACATCGACACGGCCGCGGAGGTGGGCAGGCTGAGCCCCGAGGCCGTCGTCGAGCTGGCGGTGGCGCATGATCACCCGGCGGCGGACGCCGTGCTGGTGCCCGACACCGCGATGCGCACGCTGGGTGTGCTTGGCGCGATCGAGGAGCGGCTGGGCAAGCCCGTCCTGACCGCGAACCAGGTGACGATCTGGGAAGGGCTCCGGCTGACCGGCCAGGTGCCCCGGTGCGACCAGCTGGGCAGGCTGTTCGCAGAAGGCAGGTGA
- a CDS encoding Asp/Glu/hydantoin racemase codes for MDFDFPVFDGPLAQRGIGVIAPFDLALERELWRWIPMEVSLHLARTPYEPVPVSMEMAQLVSNHQHLAAATRDVLHVEPEVVAYLCTSGSFVNGLDYERSLCKAICDAGAPDAVTTSGALAEVLHLLDVHKVAVITPYDADLTASLHDFLAELNVDTVSSDHLGLGGGIWKVSYRTIAERILGADHPDAEAIFVSCTNLPTYDVIEPLEVALGKPVLTANQLTMWACLRRMELPIVGPGKWLREVS; via the coding sequence TTGGATTTCGACTTCCCTGTCTTCGACGGGCCACTGGCACAGCGAGGCATCGGAGTCATCGCACCCTTCGACCTGGCGCTGGAGCGTGAGCTCTGGCGCTGGATCCCGATGGAGGTGTCGCTGCACCTCGCCCGCACGCCCTACGAACCGGTGCCGGTCAGCATGGAGATGGCCCAGCTGGTCAGCAACCACCAGCACCTGGCCGCCGCCACCCGCGACGTGCTGCACGTCGAGCCCGAGGTGGTCGCGTACCTGTGCACGTCGGGCAGCTTCGTCAACGGCCTGGACTACGAACGCTCGCTGTGCAAGGCGATCTGCGACGCCGGCGCGCCGGACGCGGTCACCACGTCGGGCGCGCTGGCCGAGGTGCTGCACCTGCTGGACGTCCACAAGGTCGCGGTGATCACCCCGTACGACGCGGACCTGACGGCGAGCCTGCACGACTTCCTCGCCGAGCTGAACGTGGACACCGTCTCCAGCGACCACCTCGGCCTCGGCGGCGGGATCTGGAAGGTCAGCTACCGCACGATCGCCGAGCGGATCCTCGGGGCCGACCACCCCGACGCCGAGGCGATCTTCGTGAGCTGCACGAACCTCCCGACGTACGACGTGATCGAACCGCTGGAGGTGGCCCTGGGCAAGCCCGTGCTGACCGCGAACCAGCTGACGATGTGGGCTTGCCTGAGACGCATGGAGCTGCCGATCGTCGGCCCCGGCAAGTGGTTGCGCGAAGTGTCCTGA
- a CDS encoding D-2-hydroxyacid dehydrogenase: protein MIGTENPVLAVLCGEDQARDLTESPAMQRIASTAVVRYTGEAGLADALRGADVLFVHDFLSRAVPDAWHAADRLRWLHIASAGVDPVMFPGMRDSDVVLTNSRGVFDDSIAEYVLGMILTFAKDLHGSLDLQRQSRWQHRETERIAGRSALVVGTGPIGRAIARMLRAVGMSVSGAGRRARSGDPDFGDVHASDRLVEHLPAFDYVVAVAPLTEETKGLFDAAAFAAMKPTARFVNVGRGELVVTGDLVEALRTGRIAGAALDVFDTEPLPVDSPLWTMRNVLVSPHMSGDFIGWRDTLVEVFADNFHRWQTGAPLRNVVDKQLGYVPSDR from the coding sequence GTGATCGGTACTGAGAATCCGGTGCTGGCGGTGTTGTGCGGTGAAGACCAGGCCCGGGACCTCACCGAATCGCCGGCCATGCAGCGCATCGCTTCGACGGCCGTCGTGCGTTACACCGGCGAGGCCGGCCTGGCCGACGCGCTCCGCGGCGCCGACGTCCTTTTTGTCCACGACTTCCTTTCCCGTGCGGTGCCGGACGCCTGGCACGCGGCGGACCGGCTGCGCTGGCTGCACATCGCGAGCGCCGGCGTGGACCCGGTGATGTTCCCCGGCATGCGGGACAGCGACGTCGTGCTCACCAACTCGCGGGGCGTGTTCGACGACTCGATAGCGGAGTACGTCCTGGGGATGATCCTCACCTTCGCGAAGGACCTGCACGGATCGCTCGACCTGCAGCGCCAGAGCCGCTGGCAGCACCGCGAGACCGAGCGGATCGCCGGGCGCTCGGCGCTGGTGGTGGGCACCGGGCCGATCGGCAGGGCGATCGCGCGGATGCTGCGCGCCGTCGGGATGAGCGTTTCGGGCGCCGGCCGCCGGGCGCGTTCCGGTGACCCGGACTTCGGGGACGTGCACGCCTCCGACCGGCTGGTGGAGCACCTCCCGGCGTTCGACTACGTCGTCGCCGTGGCGCCGCTGACCGAGGAGACCAAGGGCCTGTTCGACGCCGCCGCGTTCGCCGCGATGAAGCCGACGGCGCGGTTCGTCAACGTGGGCCGCGGCGAGCTGGTGGTCACCGGCGACCTGGTCGAGGCCCTGCGGACGGGGCGCATCGCGGGCGCCGCGCTGGACGTGTTCGACACCGAGCCGCTGCCCGTCGACAGTCCGTTGTGGACGATGCGGAACGTGCTGGTCTCGCCGCACATGTCCGGTGACTTCATCGGGTGGCGGGACACGCTGGTCGAGGTGTTCGCGGACAACTTCCACCGCTGGCAGACTGGCGCCCCGCTTCGTAATGTCGTGGACAAGCAGCTGGGGTACGTGCCGTCCGATCGGTGA
- a CDS encoding amidase, with protein MSTLLTASELVAAYSTGEISPVEATEAALRSIEERDRECNAFCLVDPEVAREGAKASETRWREGNPIGSLDGVPTSIKDMFLTQGWPTLRGSTCVDRDQPWEVDSPVTARLRENGLVLLGKTTTPELAWKGVTDNPLTGVTRNPWNPAKTPGGSSGGSGAAVAAGMGELSVGTDGGGSVRIPASFCGIVGLKPTYGRIPLWPASPFGALSHAGPMARSVSDVALLLDVLALPDHRDPNALEPPAGAYREAVRRDVRGLYAAFSPTLGWARVDPEVREIVTSAVAALDEAGLRVEEADPGFADPREAFDVLWSTGAAQWLDTFPAGCEAKVDPGLRQVWEQGKTYSAADYLAANAERAALGIRMGEFHTRYDVLITPTVAVPPFEAGFDVPPGSGMSGWPDWTPFTYPFNMTQQPAISVPAGMTADGLPVGLQIVGPRHSDDLVLAVARLFEEVRPWPTDRPAGR; from the coding sequence ATGAGCACCCTGTTGACGGCGAGTGAGCTGGTCGCCGCCTACTCGACCGGGGAGATCAGCCCCGTCGAGGCGACAGAGGCCGCGCTGCGCTCGATCGAGGAGCGGGACCGGGAGTGCAACGCGTTCTGCCTGGTCGACCCGGAGGTGGCCCGCGAGGGCGCCAAGGCGTCGGAGACGCGGTGGCGCGAGGGCAACCCGATCGGCTCGCTGGACGGGGTGCCGACCTCGATCAAGGACATGTTCCTGACCCAGGGCTGGCCCACCCTGCGTGGTTCGACGTGCGTCGACCGGGACCAGCCGTGGGAGGTGGACAGCCCGGTCACCGCGCGGCTGCGGGAGAACGGGCTGGTCCTGCTCGGCAAGACGACCACGCCCGAGCTGGCGTGGAAGGGCGTGACGGACAACCCGCTGACCGGGGTGACGCGCAACCCGTGGAACCCGGCGAAGACGCCCGGCGGGTCCAGCGGTGGCAGTGGTGCGGCGGTCGCGGCCGGGATGGGTGAGCTGTCGGTCGGGACCGACGGTGGCGGGTCCGTGCGGATCCCGGCGTCGTTCTGCGGGATCGTCGGGCTGAAGCCGACATACGGTCGTATCCCGTTGTGGCCGGCGAGCCCGTTCGGGGCGTTGTCGCACGCGGGGCCGATGGCGCGGTCGGTGTCGGACGTGGCGTTGTTGCTGGACGTGCTGGCGCTGCCGGACCACCGGGACCCGAACGCGCTGGAGCCGCCGGCGGGCGCGTACCGCGAGGCCGTGCGGCGGGATGTGCGGGGTTTGTACGCGGCGTTCTCGCCGACGCTCGGCTGGGCCCGCGTGGACCCGGAGGTGCGGGAGATAGTCACGTCGGCGGTCGCGGCGCTCGATGAGGCCGGGTTGCGGGTCGAGGAGGCCGACCCGGGTTTCGCCGACCCGCGGGAGGCGTTCGACGTGCTGTGGTCGACCGGCGCGGCCCAGTGGCTGGACACGTTCCCGGCCGGCTGCGAGGCGAAGGTCGACCCGGGCCTGCGGCAGGTGTGGGAGCAGGGCAAGACGTACTCGGCGGCTGACTATCTGGCGGCCAACGCGGAGCGCGCGGCGCTGGGCATCCGGATGGGCGAGTTCCACACGCGGTACGACGTGCTGATCACCCCGACGGTGGCCGTCCCGCCCTTCGAGGCCGGTTTCGACGTGCCGCCGGGCAGCGGAATGAGCGGCTGGCCGGACTGGACGCCCTTCACGTACCCGTTCAACATGACCCAGCAGCCGGCGATCAGCGTGCCGGCGGGGATGACGGCGGATGGCCTGCCGGTGGGGTTGCAGATCGTGGGGCCCCGGCACTCGGATGACCTGGTGCTGGCCGTGGCGAGGCTCTTCGAGGAGGTCCGCCCGTGGCCGACGGACCGGCCCGCTGGGCGGTGA
- a CDS encoding aldo/keto reductase yields the protein MRRTTLGKSGLDVSRIAFGTWQLGGDWGSFDEDAAVQAIQHARELGVNFFDTAQAYGFGKSEALLGRALRDELKRDRDSLVIATKGGINPGSDRPRDARRDWLRKGVDESLRHLDLDHIDLYQVHWPDPDTPAEETAQALQELVDAGKIRHVGVSNYDTAQLAAFDRTRPVETLQPPYHLFRRAIEDDPLPYCREHDIGVLVYSPLGSGLLTGALNPRTTFEPGDWRANSSAFQGANFQKNLEVVEQLKNLAAEKGATVSQLAIAWTLHQPGVHVAIVGARRARNIEDSVAAADLDLTGEDLVRIEKIASRGVQVEGASPEGVA from the coding sequence ATGCGGAGAACCACTTTGGGCAAGAGCGGACTCGACGTCTCCCGGATCGCGTTCGGGACCTGGCAGCTCGGCGGCGACTGGGGCTCCTTCGACGAGGACGCGGCCGTCCAGGCCATCCAGCACGCACGTGAGCTCGGCGTGAACTTCTTCGACACCGCTCAGGCGTACGGCTTCGGCAAATCGGAAGCCCTCCTCGGCCGCGCCCTGCGCGACGAGCTGAAACGCGACCGCGACAGCCTGGTGATCGCCACCAAGGGCGGCATCAACCCGGGCAGCGACCGGCCCCGCGACGCTCGCCGCGACTGGTTGCGCAAGGGCGTCGACGAGAGCCTGCGCCACCTCGACCTCGACCACATCGACCTGTACCAGGTCCACTGGCCCGACCCCGACACCCCGGCCGAGGAAACCGCCCAGGCACTGCAGGAACTCGTCGACGCGGGCAAGATCCGCCACGTCGGCGTGTCCAACTACGACACCGCGCAACTGGCCGCGTTCGACCGCACCCGCCCGGTCGAGACCCTGCAGCCGCCCTACCACCTGTTCCGCCGCGCGATCGAAGACGACCCGCTCCCGTACTGCCGCGAACACGACATCGGCGTCCTCGTCTACAGCCCGCTCGGCAGCGGCCTCCTGACCGGCGCCCTCAACCCGCGCACGACCTTCGAGCCCGGCGACTGGCGCGCGAACTCCAGCGCGTTCCAGGGCGCGAACTTCCAGAAGAACCTGGAGGTCGTCGAGCAGTTGAAGAACCTCGCGGCCGAGAAGGGCGCCACCGTCAGCCAGCTCGCCATCGCGTGGACCCTGCACCAGCCGGGCGTCCACGTGGCGATCGTCGGCGCGCGGCGGGCCCGCAACATCGAGGACAGCGTCGCCGCGGCGGATCTCGACCTCACCGGTGAGGACCTGGTCCGCATCGAGAAGATCGCCTCGCGTGGCGTCCAGGTCGAGGGCGCCAGCCCGGAGGGCGTGGCCTGA